A genome region from Bemisia tabaci chromosome 3, PGI_BMITA_v3 includes the following:
- the Alg11 gene encoding GDP-Man:Man(3)GlcNAc(2)-PP-Dol alpha-1,2-mannosyltransferase, whose product MTLFSYILFFVLTCCCIFVGVFVGLLLFAKLYFKRRKLLASGNPGVSVGFFHPYCNAGAGGERVLWCAVLAVRNKFPDAKIVIYTGDIDASPQDILKRTEQRFNMKVPETVEFVYLQNRKWVESKMYPVFTLLGQSLGSVILGFEAIYAFLPDIYIDTMGYAFTMPLFSYLGGCKVASYTHYPVITSDMLKRVSRRVKSYNNESFIARSPFLSNLKIIYYRIFSWIYSFVGRSADVIMVNSSWTEGHINSLWCCPLKTFRVYPPCDVEDLKLIPLSRDANKEKRIVSIGQFRPEKDHVLQIKTMFELRQILPAEVWSSVKLVLVGSTRNKDDEAYLKDIKDLCLHCSVEDNVEFKINVSYTQLKAEYEKGFIGLHTMWNEHFGIGIVECMAAGLIMVAHESGGPKLDIIETSDTSRNGFLATDEREYAQCIKAILCSDKSYIDELQRRARSSTDRFSTQRFNESFLQAIEFLFPSNKKS is encoded by the coding sequence ATGACTCTATTTAGTTACATTCTCTTTTTTGTGCTCACTTGTTGCTGCATTTTTGTGGGAGTGTTCGTGGGGTTGCTGTTGTTCGCTAAACTTTACTTCAAAAGACGGAAGCTCCTTGCCTCTGGAAATCCAGGTGTTAGTGTGGGCTTTTTCCATCCATACTGCAATGCTGGCGCAGGTGGAGAAAGAGTATTGTGGTGTGCAGTGCTTGCAGTCAGAAACAAATTTCCTGATGCCAAAATTGTCATCTACACTGGTGATATTGACGCGTCTCCTCAAGATATCTTGAAAAGGACAGAGCAACGCTTCAATATGAAAGTGCCTGAAACTGTTGAATTTGTGTatcttcaaaatcggaaatGGGTTGAAAGCAAAATGTATCCAGTTTTTACCCTTTTGGGCCAAAGTCTTGGCTCTGTTATTCTTGGTTTTGAAGCCATTTACGCCTTCTTACCTGACATCTACATCGATACAATGGGATATGCCTTCACCATGCCTTTATTTTCCTATCTTGGTGGATGTAAAGTCGCATCATACACTCACTATCCAGTTATTACATCAGACATGCTGAAAAGAGTGTCAAGACGAGTGAAATCATACAACAATGAGTCGTTCATTGCCAGGAGCCCATTTTTAAGtaaccttaaaattatttattatcgcattttttcttggatttaTTCTTTTGTTGGCAGAAGTGCAGATGTAATAATGGTAAATTCCTCGTGGACGGAGGGTCATATCAATTCTCTTTGGTGTTGCCCCTTGAAAACATTCAGAGTTTATCCGCCATGTGATGTCGAGGATCTCAAATTGATTCCTCTAAGTAGAGATGCTAACAAAGAGAAACGCATTGTTTCGATAGGTCAATTTAGACCTGAAAAAGATCATGTTTTGCAAATTAAAACGATGTTTGAACTAAGGCAAATTTTACCCGCTGAAGTTTGGTCGTCAGTGAAATTAGTTCTGGTAGGATCCACTCGTAACAAAGATGATGAGGCATATTTAAAAGACATCAAAGATTTGTGTCTACATTGTTCTGTTGAAGATAATGTAGAATTCAAAATCAATGTTTCTTACACACAATTGAAGGCAGAATATGAGAAAGGGTTCATAGGGCTTCACACAATGTGGAATGAGCATTTTGGAATAGGTATTGTTGAATGTATGGCTGCCGGTTTGATAATGGTGGCTCACGAGTCTGGTGGTCCAAAATTGGATATCATAGAAACTTCTGATACCTCCAGGAATGGGTTTTTAGCGACTGATGAAAGAGAATATGCCCAGTGCATTAAGGCTATCCTTTGTTCAGATAAATCTTACATTGATGAGCTCCAGAGAAGAGCGCGCTCGTCAACTGACAGGTTCTCCACACAGCGATTTAATGAGTCATTTTTACAAGCGATCGAATTTCTATTCCCATCCAACAAAAAATCGTAG